The region GGTCGAACTGCTGTTTCGCGCCCGGGTGGAGGAAGAGGAGATTCAGGTCGGGCTGTTTCGCGTGCCCATCCCCAACTTCGACCGCCGGGCCTTCCGGGAAGCCTTTGTGAACGCCCTGGTTCACCGCGACTACAGCGCCCTGGGCGCCGTGCACGTCAAACTGGACGACGACGGCCTTAACATCAGCAATCCCGGTGGTTTTGTGGAGGGCGTTAATCTGGACAACCTGCTGGTGGCTGACCCTCGCTCCCGTAACCCCTTGCTGGCTGACATCATCAAGCGCATCGGCCTTGCCGAACGCACTGGCCGGGGCATCGACCGGATCTTCGAGGGTATGCTCCGCTACGGGCGCACCGCCCCCGACTACTCCATGTCGTCCGCTCACACCGTCTCCGTGCGCATGAGCGCAGCGGACGCGGACGCCGAATTCCTGCGGATGATCGTCGAGCGTGAGGAACAGACCGGCGCCGCCATGCCCATCGACAGCCTGATCATCCTGTCCCGGCTGCGCAATGAGCGGCGCTTAAGAACGGCGGACCTGGCCAAATCCGTGCAAAAGCCCGAAACCGTGGTCCGGGGCACCCTGGAAAAGCTGGTGGAAGCAGGCATGGTGGAAGCCCACGGCACCGGCAAGGGCCGCACTTACACCCTGAGCGCCAAGGTTTACCGGGGGGCGGGACAGAAGGCGGCCTACGTTCGCCAGGCGGGGTTCGATGCCATCCAACAGGAGCAAATGGTGCTGAATTTCATCGATACCCACGGCAGCATCAAACGAGCGGATGCCGCTGATCTGTGCCATATCAGCCCTTTCCAAGCCACTCGGCTGCTCAACCGCTTGAAAGACAAGGGTGTGATACGCCCGGTAGGCCAGGGGAAGGGGACTCGATATGAGCGAAGCTGATAAAATACGTGCGGCGCACGAAAAATACGAGCGGATACGAGCGCCGCGCGTATTTCCGCATGCAAGTGAGGGCAGTGGCCGACCGGGTGCTGGATCAGGGGATAGTGAACAATCGGGAAGTAATGATGATAGACCGGCTTGAACTCAAAAACTTTACGTCATTCGGTGATCTGGACATCGATTTCTCACCCAAGATCAACGTGATCATTGGTGAAAACGGTACCGGCAAAACACAGTTGCTGAAAGCGCTGTATTTCGCCAACAAATCGCTTGCGCTTCAAGATGCGACGTCCGAAGAAATGCTACGGCTTTATCGGCCCTTGAGCAACTCTCTGAAAGGGCTAGTTGGTGATGATGGAAAATCAAAGGCCGAGCTTTCTTGTCAGCTCGCAAACGGCCAAGTCTTACATGTCAATTTTTCAGCGAACTCAAAGCACTTGGCAAAAGAGAGATTTGTCAGCACGCCAGTAGTAGGAGAGCCAAATTTCATTCCTGTAAAAGAGGTGCTCTCATTAATGAAGGGCATCTTGGCAAGTAAAGGGAATAGCGAAACTCTACAGGCTCTATTTGACCAGAGCTACCTCGATATTGCTAAAAAGCTGGCAAAAAAGCCCCCCTTCAAATCAGAAGACAAAATCGACCAAGACCCGAGATTTGGTTCGATCTACCTTAAACTCATTGAGCTACTTGGTGGACGATTTAACGTTTCGGAACTTTCCGGAAAGGTGGCCATTGCGTTTCAAACTGGACATTATGAAAGAGTCAAGGATAAAGAAAGTAAAAACTATAACCAGTTGACATTCCGTGCTAGCCGCCGTGATTCAGCAGACATGACGGCGGAAGGTCTGCGTAAACTAGGGACCTTACAGCTTTTGCTTGAAAATCATGAGCTTGATCCTGGTCGAAGCGGGGTGCTGCTATGGGACGAACCAGAATCCAATCTTAATCCGAAGCTCATGAAGTTGGTCGTGGAAGTATTATTTGAGTTGGCGCGAAACGGACAGCAAGTGGTAGTGGCAACCCATGATTACGTTCTACTCAAGTGGTTTGACTTGCTCCTAGACAAAGGCAAGGAGGACCATGTCCGATTTCACAGTTTATTTCGCGACTCTGATAGTAAACAAATAAAAGTATCGTCAGTTGATGACTATCTAGACATTGCTCCAAACCCCATAGATGAAGCTTTCGGCTTTCTCATCAACCAAGAAATTGAAAATGATATGGGGGACCTTGGTAAATGAAGGTTGTAGCTGCTGACGGCTTTGAGTTCCAGTTCACTGATGCACTGGATGCGTTTGTGTTCGATGAAAAAGATCGTTCAAAACCTACATTTCATGGCGCTCCCATGAAAGGGGTCGACATAGTCGCCGAGTTTGAAGAGGCCTATGTCTATGTGGAGTTGAAAGACTATGACGATCCGTCCATCTATGATGTCCGCAATGCGGCAAACGATGAGCAGAAGAAAGCAAGGCAAGATAGTTTTAAATGGCTAAAAAACTACCTCAAATATAAATTCCGAGATTCTTATCTCTATAGACACGCCGAACAGAAAGTGGATAAACCCGTCCATTATGTCTGTCTTCTCACTTTTGAGAATGCCTTAAATGGCCATATGCAAAAGTCATTGAAGCAGGAGCTACCTGTGGGGAAAGCTTCCTCGCGCTGGGTTCAGTCACTGGCCACCAGCTGTCATGTCGTCAACCTGCAGAAGTGGAACGAAAACTTTCCCAAATGGCCTGTTACACGCTTGGCGGATGCTGAAGGAGCATAATCAGATGGAAACATCGAAACTTAAAAAATTCGCCCAATTCGCTCGCCGCAGCCTCCTCGAACAGGTTACAGCCAAGCTCAAACTAGTACTCGCCGATGAGAGTCCCGCCCGGAGAGAAAGGCCACAAGCGATTAAAAAGCTGGAAGAGGCGGTAACCGACCAAGGCAAAGAGCAGATTATCGAACGGGTGGCCTATATCTGGTTCAACCGCTTCTGCGCCCTGCGTTTTATGGACGTGAATCGTTACAACCGCATTGGCATTGTTTCCCCTGCCGAGGGGCAGTTCCAGCCCGAAATCTTGGCTGATGCCAAAATGGGCCATATCGATGAAGAAATGGTGTCGGAGTCAACCCGCCAGAAGATCTTCGCACTGCTGGATGGCAAAACACCCAGTCAGGACCCCCAGGGGGAGGCCTATCGCCTGCTGATTGTAGCCGCCTGTAACTATTGGTACAGCGCGATGCCGTTCCTGTTTGAGCGCATTGACGATTACACCGAGCTTTTGATGCCGGATGACTTGCTGTCAGGCAATTCGATATTGGCCTATACCCGCGAGGCCATGACGCCGGATGTCTGTGAAGATGTTGAGGTGATCGGCTGGCTGTATCAGTTCTATATCTCCGAGAAGAAAGACCAGGTATTTGCTGATCTTAAGAAGAACAGGAAAATCACTCCCGATAACCTCCCAGCAGCGACCCAGCTGTTCACACCGCACTGGATTGTCCGCTATTTGGTGGAAAACTCGCTGGGACGGCTCTGGATGCTAAACCGACCGGACTCTGGCTTGATTGAGCAGATGGATTATTACATCGAGCCAGAGGAAGCCGAAGCCGATTTTATTCGAATTAACAGTCCAGAAGAGATAAAGATCTGTGATCCAGCCTGCGGTTCAGGGCATATGCTGACTTATGCCTTTGACCTGCTTTACACCATATACGAGGAGGAAGGCTACGAGCCTGCTGAGATCTCGGAGAAGATTATCACAAATAACCTTTATGGAATCGAGATCGATGAGCGTGCTGGGGAGCTGGCAGCCTTTGCTCTGACCATGAAGGCGCGTGCCAAGCATCGGCGGTTCTTTCGGAAGCCGGTTCAGCCCAATATTGTCGTCTTGGAGAACGTAACCTTCACCGAGGCTGAAATGCAAGATGTAGCTGCCTTGGTAGGCAAGAACCTGTTCACAGATGAGTTTCGCGAAACGCTGAACCAGTTCGACCAGGCCAAGAACTTTGGCTCACTGATTGTGCCGAAACT is a window of Marinimicrobium sp. C6131 DNA encoding:
- a CDS encoding ATP-binding protein; translated protein: MHEAEQEIQALIRGGESLAVEFKSDVKSLPDRDLVAAVVALANTEGGDLFLGVEDDGTPTGLHANHRNLAGLPALIANKTIPSLAVRVEALELEGQPIARIQVPKSRQLVSTSDGLLQRRRLRMDGTPEAVPFYPHEFVQRQSSLGVTDPSALPVENLAVDDLDPIQRIRIRNAIKKYGGDQSLMPLADDELDGALGLTVSVGGMRRPTVAGLLLLGSDMQLRQHLPSHEVAFQVLRGTDVLVNEFYRKPLLETFEEVELLFRARVEEEEIQVGLFRVPIPNFDRRAFREAFVNALVHRDYSALGAVHVKLDDDGLNISNPGGFVEGVNLDNLLVADPRSRNPLLADIIKRIGLAERTGRGIDRIFEGMLRYGRTAPDYSMSSAHTVSVRMSAADADAEFLRMIVEREEQTGAAMPIDSLIILSRLRNERRLRTADLAKSVQKPETVVRGTLEKLVEAGMVEAHGTGKGRTYTLSAKVYRGAGQKAAYVRQAGFDAIQQEQMVLNFIDTHGSIKRADAADLCHISPFQATRLLNRLKDKGVIRPVGQGKGTRYERS
- a CDS encoding AAA family ATPase produces the protein MRRTKNTSGYERRAYFRMQVRAVADRVLDQGIVNNREVMMIDRLELKNFTSFGDLDIDFSPKINVIIGENGTGKTQLLKALYFANKSLALQDATSEEMLRLYRPLSNSLKGLVGDDGKSKAELSCQLANGQVLHVNFSANSKHLAKERFVSTPVVGEPNFIPVKEVLSLMKGILASKGNSETLQALFDQSYLDIAKKLAKKPPFKSEDKIDQDPRFGSIYLKLIELLGGRFNVSELSGKVAIAFQTGHYERVKDKESKNYNQLTFRASRRDSADMTAEGLRKLGTLQLLLENHELDPGRSGVLLWDEPESNLNPKLMKLVVEVLFELARNGQQVVVATHDYVLLKWFDLLLDKGKEDHVRFHSLFRDSDSKQIKVSSVDDYLDIAPNPIDEAFGFLINQEIENDMGDLGK